From the Vicinamibacteria bacterium genome, one window contains:
- a CDS encoding serine/threonine-protein kinase, with translation MLPDQAGLRSRRRIGRYRVISRIGRGGMGMVYRCLDETLEREVAVKTLTLEGSLDEESRKRFEVEAKAAAKLQHPNIVTVFELGADRGMSFIAMELLPGVDLEALLRSGETLLLPEQLNIVIQVCRGLAYAHEHRIIHRDIKPSNIRLLDDGTAKIMDFGIAKLGGTQLTKAGMMVGTVHYMSPEQVRGKPLDGRSDVFSLGVILYELLAGRRPFTGEGATEVLYKIVHDPPPPLNTEIGGLTPRLQEVLDRALAKDPDRRYPSAGGLADDLADVLESYSRTLRGVPRSGDAQEAVKAARRLLKEGGVDESLRRLRELKEESPHSVEVRRALRTANRDLQRRAHPPAPEPDDFPELDTTFHAPATRRAPETLLPPTTVQPAEVPPPGGKGRGLLWGALLGVAVTAAVVLALVASRSPSAAVHIPVRSQPVGAAVLLDGKETGVQTNGELVLSPPLPPRLVLTFRKEGHKDEVRTVKLPLPAGEAVSVALAAASVALPVMSDPPGAFVALDGQRLAGTTPIDVPFDPSLEHRLNIVLDGYAPQEVRLIPGQVPTDVRTKLEPVGPLGTVTVASTYPLDVLWRGKPLAREQVAPRVSLPAGRQVLTLVSSPYFLRTDVAVTVGAGGQAVVEAPGLGKISIRANPDNCQVFIDGAFVDYPPILDKAAAAGVHAVSFRWADGTKRQETAEVVPGGAAFVTGRKE, from the coding sequence GTGCTCCCAGACCAGGCGGGGCTGCGCTCGCGTCGACGCATCGGCAGGTACCGGGTGATCAGCCGCATCGGCCGGGGGGGCATGGGGATGGTCTACCGGTGCCTGGACGAGACCCTGGAGCGCGAGGTGGCGGTCAAGACCCTGACCCTAGAGGGGTCCCTCGACGAGGAGAGCCGGAAGCGCTTCGAGGTCGAGGCCAAGGCCGCGGCCAAGCTACAGCATCCCAACATCGTGACCGTCTTCGAGCTGGGCGCGGACCGCGGGATGTCCTTCATCGCCATGGAGCTCCTGCCCGGGGTCGACCTCGAGGCCCTTCTGCGCTCGGGGGAGACCCTGCTCCTGCCGGAGCAGCTGAATATCGTGATCCAGGTCTGCCGGGGGCTGGCCTACGCCCACGAGCACCGGATCATCCACCGCGACATCAAGCCCAGCAACATCCGGCTTCTCGACGACGGCACCGCCAAGATCATGGACTTCGGGATCGCCAAGCTGGGGGGGACCCAGCTCACCAAGGCGGGGATGATGGTGGGTACCGTCCATTACATGAGCCCCGAGCAGGTACGCGGCAAGCCCTTGGATGGTCGCAGCGACGTCTTCTCGCTGGGGGTGATCCTCTACGAGCTCCTGGCCGGCCGGCGACCCTTCACGGGGGAGGGGGCCACGGAGGTGCTTTACAAGATCGTGCACGATCCTCCGCCTCCTCTGAACACGGAGATCGGGGGGCTGACCCCCCGCCTGCAGGAGGTCCTGGACCGCGCTCTGGCCAAGGACCCCGACCGGCGCTACCCCTCGGCGGGCGGCCTGGCCGACGATCTGGCCGACGTCTTGGAGTCTTACTCGCGCACGCTGCGAGGGGTGCCTCGCTCCGGCGACGCCCAGGAGGCGGTGAAGGCGGCGCGCCGCCTCTTGAAGGAAGGCGGTGTCGACGAGAGCCTGCGGCGGCTGCGCGAGCTCAAGGAGGAGAGCCCCCACTCGGTGGAAGTCCGCCGTGCCTTGCGCACGGCCAACCGTGACCTCCAGCGTCGCGCGCACCCCCCCGCCCCCGAGCCCGACGATTTCCCGGAGCTGGATACCACCTTTCACGCGCCGGCTACTCGCCGCGCGCCCGAGACTCTGCTCCCCCCCACCACCGTCCAACCCGCCGAGGTCCCCCCCCCGGGGGGGAAGGGGCGGGGGCTCTTGTGGGGAGCCCTCTTGGGGGTGGCGGTCACGGCGGCCGTGGTCTTGGCCTTGGTGGCTAGCCGTTCGCCGTCGGCCGCCGTCCACATCCCCGTGCGTTCCCAGCCGGTGGGGGCCGCGGTGCTCCTGGATGGGAAGGAGACGGGGGTGCAGACCAACGGGGAGCTGGTGCTCTCGCCGCCCCTTCCCCCGCGATTGGTCCTGACCTTCCGCAAGGAGGGTCACAAGGACGAGGTCCGCACCGTGAAGCTGCCGCTGCCCGCGGGGGAGGCCGTCTCTGTCGCCCTGGCCGCGGCCTCGGTCGCCCTGCCCGTGATGAGCGATCCCCCGGGCGCCTTTGTGGCCCTGGACGGCCAAAGGCTCGCGGGAACCACGCCCATCGATGTGCCCTTCGATCCCAGCCTGGAGCACCGCCTCAACATCGTCCTCGACGGCTACGCGCCGCAGGAGGTGCGTCTCATCCCGGGCCAGGTGCCCACGGACGTGCGGACGAAGCTGGAGCCCGTGGGCCCCCTGGGCACGGTCACGGTGGCCTCGACCTACCCCCTGGACGTCCTCTGGCGGGGGAAGCCGCTGGCGCGCGAGCAGGTGGCGCCGCGGGTCTCGCTGCCCGCGGGCCGGCAGGTCCTGACCCTGGTCTCGAGTCCTTATTTCCTTCGAACCGACGTCGCGGTGACGGTGGGAGCGGGCGGTCAGGCGGTGGTGGAGGCGCCGGGCCTCGGCAAGATCAGCATCCGCGCCAACCCCGACAATTGTCAGGTCTTCATCGACGGTGCCTTCGTGGACTACCCCCCCATCCTGGACAAGGCGGCGGCGGCGGGGGTCCACGCCGTCTCTTTCCGGTGGGCGGACGGGACGAAGAGGCAGGAGACCGCCGAGGTCGTCCCTGGCGGGGCCGCTTTCGTCACCGGCCGAAAGGAATAG
- a CDS encoding PEGA domain-containing protein: protein MRRRRGRGHPGAIALALIALSRAGLAQTGAAPPGPEATQREIQSAQDQLARAIVEFDGPQQSRSIVLFDEVIGRLEGLRRQGPLSARGRDILIQAYEYRGRAYFNIGLQEKASENFRLLIQINPSYTLSREKVSPKIADLFASVKKGLVGYLAVSSKPAGAKVRLTGGGESMLELGLTDFFPLEVLAGDYTVEIAKEGYRTETRTLGIGPRATEALQVELTRTLASTYFITEPAGVEIWVDGELRATTAGTLAPDLIETTRTKGLDPARASARVEVGNLSLGNHSIELRKRCHETVRRTLDTPLAQDYDAEPVRMEESLASLRLTSDPPGAKIFLDGEAKGVTPAELEGVCSGRRRIEVKHASGKFVKEIVLGKDEAVSLDCPIRPTLAFLGVVADSSAGERNLVDADEKIRENLGKITTLNFIPAPREIVDRILEQEKITPRALVTGGTDPDLVRKVTERLATTLEVQGFLVAELPEERLQRTAVLHFLAAGNTQAEALDVTFAESASYARVIAKVDQRITSYRPWSGAITVDTLLHEGVPILRVVPGGPAARAGVQVGEVVYAAEGKPVKRTADLLALLEQKKPKEKLSLQLRGAGGTHTADLTLDQTAQEIPLFDPNLLYNKVMMDLRQVVEGYPGTEEAAFARLNLGLCAMHFQDFAAAHEYLSKAKAELPQRPGLSQGTALYYLGVALERLNYKPQALEAYRAAAAFKEATLINNDGPGVASLAARRGGLTGP, encoded by the coding sequence ATGAGGCGACGGAGGGGACGCGGACATCCGGGAGCGATCGCGCTCGCCCTTATCGCCCTCAGCCGGGCGGGGCTGGCCCAGACCGGGGCTGCCCCCCCCGGTCCCGAGGCCACGCAGAGGGAGATCCAGTCCGCTCAGGACCAGCTGGCGCGGGCCATCGTGGAGTTCGACGGGCCCCAGCAGAGCCGCTCCATCGTGCTCTTCGACGAGGTCATCGGCCGTCTAGAGGGGCTGCGGCGGCAGGGACCGCTGTCCGCCCGGGGCCGGGATATCCTGATCCAGGCCTACGAGTACCGGGGCCGTGCTTACTTCAACATCGGCCTGCAGGAGAAAGCCTCCGAGAACTTCCGACTCCTCATCCAAATCAACCCCTCCTACACACTGAGCCGGGAGAAGGTCTCGCCCAAGATCGCGGACCTGTTCGCCTCCGTGAAGAAGGGGCTGGTGGGCTACTTGGCCGTCTCCTCCAAGCCGGCGGGGGCCAAGGTAAGGCTGACGGGGGGCGGCGAGAGCATGCTCGAGCTGGGCCTCACAGACTTCTTCCCCCTGGAGGTACTGGCCGGAGACTACACGGTGGAAATCGCCAAGGAGGGCTACCGGACGGAGACCCGCACCCTGGGCATCGGGCCCCGGGCCACCGAGGCCCTGCAGGTCGAGCTGACCCGAACCCTAGCCAGCACCTACTTCATCACCGAGCCCGCGGGGGTGGAGATCTGGGTGGACGGGGAACTCCGCGCCACCACTGCGGGTACCCTCGCCCCCGACCTTATAGAAACGACCCGGACCAAGGGCCTGGACCCCGCGCGGGCCTCCGCCCGCGTCGAGGTTGGCAACCTCTCCTTGGGAAACCACAGCATCGAGCTTCGGAAGCGCTGCCACGAGACGGTGCGCCGCACCCTCGACACGCCCTTGGCCCAGGACTACGACGCGGAACCCGTGCGCATGGAGGAGTCGCTGGCCTCGCTGCGCCTGACCTCGGACCCCCCGGGGGCCAAGATCTTCCTGGACGGCGAGGCCAAGGGCGTGACCCCGGCGGAGCTGGAGGGCGTCTGCTCGGGTCGGCGCCGGATCGAGGTCAAGCACGCCTCCGGGAAGTTCGTCAAGGAGATCGTGCTCGGCAAGGATGAGGCGGTCAGCCTGGACTGCCCGATCCGCCCCACCCTCGCCTTTCTGGGCGTGGTGGCCGACAGCTCCGCCGGCGAGCGGAACCTGGTCGACGCCGACGAGAAGATCCGCGAGAACTTGGGCAAGATCACCACCCTCAACTTCATTCCCGCCCCCCGCGAGATCGTGGACCGCATCCTCGAGCAGGAGAAGATCACCCCCCGCGCCCTGGTGACGGGGGGTACCGACCCTGACCTCGTGCGCAAGGTGACGGAGAGGCTGGCCACGACCCTGGAGGTCCAGGGCTTTCTGGTGGCGGAGTTGCCGGAGGAGAGGCTCCAGCGTACCGCCGTCCTGCACTTCTTGGCTGCGGGTAACACGCAGGCCGAGGCCCTGGACGTCACCTTTGCGGAGTCGGCCTCCTATGCGCGGGTCATCGCCAAGGTCGACCAGAGGATCACCAGTTACCGCCCCTGGAGCGGCGCCATCACCGTCGACACGCTCTTGCACGAGGGCGTGCCCATCCTGCGCGTCGTGCCCGGGGGCCCGGCCGCCCGGGCGGGCGTGCAGGTGGGGGAGGTGGTCTACGCGGCGGAGGGCAAGCCTGTGAAGCGTACGGCCGACCTTCTGGCCCTGCTGGAGCAGAAGAAGCCAAAAGAGAAACTCTCGCTCCAACTGAGGGGAGCGGGCGGCACGCACACCGCGGACCTGACCCTGGACCAGACCGCCCAGGAGATCCCCCTCTTCGATCCCAACCTTCTGTACAACAAAGTAATGATGGACCTGCGGCAGGTGGTGGAAGGTTACCCGGGGACGGAGGAGGCCGCATTCGCGCGGCTCAACCTGGGCCTTTGCGCCATGCATTTCCAGGACTTTGCCGCCGCCCACGAGTACTTGTCCAAGGCCAAGGCGGAGCTGCCGCAGCGTCCCGGCCTCTCCCAGGGAACGGCCCTCTACTACCTCGGGGTGGCCTTGGAGCGGCTCAACTACAAGCCCCAGGCCCTGGAGGCCTACC
- a CDS encoding tetratricopeptide repeat protein, with protein MSRRWILAVALVAIPAPAHPQESPDQQARRLLEDGRAYWAQGKLKQALDNFNIIVNSFPRAEAVGQALLEIGRYRLEVEGDPDKARTSFDQVAKQFPQSDAAPGAYYWLGHLTMSRAASAAELDDALAQFTRVQNLYPRSTEWVSRALYASGLVHRKAGRLSEAVDVSRRVSLEYPSSEAAAAAQFQVGHCLALKGDALSAMEEFQQVRNRFPESEWAPRALERITALYRLYGFAKPAFTVDAGYAVGSGDLLKDVRAVLMTPTGTLWIASDKTKTAVPIDPGGKAGPGLPGEDLRSLSLSPRGEIVVAARLAVRIGPKDLKSYAIPSDKPGIPEALDRILAATITPGGSVLVSDEKRKRVYRYNGKFEYQGLFPEKDAKERVVSRMFVDGEGGIVLLDREEKTIRVFDETGRLLRTVGPAGLRRPVDVAVDPFRNTYVADEEGAVQIFSPSGQLLAGLTGPELKKPRALTLDPTGAVLVWDERAEKVLRYR; from the coding sequence TTGTCCCGGCGCTGGATCCTGGCCGTCGCCCTGGTGGCAATTCCGGCCCCCGCCCACCCCCAAGAATCTCCGGACCAGCAGGCGCGGCGTCTGCTGGAGGACGGCCGGGCCTACTGGGCCCAGGGCAAGCTCAAGCAGGCCCTGGACAACTTCAACATCATCGTCAACAGCTTCCCCCGCGCCGAGGCCGTGGGCCAGGCCCTGCTGGAGATCGGCCGCTATCGATTAGAGGTGGAAGGAGACCCCGACAAGGCGCGCACCTCATTCGACCAGGTCGCAAAGCAGTTTCCCCAGAGCGACGCCGCCCCTGGTGCCTACTACTGGCTCGGGCACCTGACCATGAGCCGCGCCGCTAGCGCCGCGGAGCTGGACGACGCCCTCGCCCAGTTCACGCGCGTGCAGAACCTCTACCCTCGGAGCACGGAGTGGGTCTCGCGCGCCCTCTACGCCTCGGGACTCGTTCACCGCAAGGCGGGTCGGCTGTCGGAGGCGGTCGACGTGAGCCGCCGGGTCTCCCTCGAATACCCGAGCAGCGAGGCCGCGGCCGCGGCCCAGTTCCAGGTCGGACACTGCCTGGCCCTGAAGGGCGATGCCCTCTCGGCCATGGAGGAGTTCCAGCAGGTCCGTAATCGTTTTCCCGAGAGCGAGTGGGCGCCCCGGGCGCTGGAGCGCATCACCGCTCTCTATCGCCTCTACGGCTTCGCCAAGCCCGCGTTCACGGTGGACGCCGGCTACGCGGTGGGCTCGGGCGACCTCCTGAAGGACGTGCGGGCCGTCCTCATGACGCCCACGGGCACCCTCTGGATTGCGTCCGACAAGACAAAAACCGCCGTGCCCATCGACCCCGGAGGCAAGGCGGGCCCTGGCCTCCCCGGAGAGGACCTGCGCAGCCTCTCCCTCTCTCCGCGCGGAGAGATCGTCGTGGCCGCTCGACTGGCCGTGCGCATCGGGCCCAAAGACCTGAAGTCCTACGCCATCCCCTCCGACAAGCCGGGGATTCCGGAGGCGCTCGACAGGATCCTGGCCGCCACCATCACCCCCGGGGGCAGCGTTCTCGTTTCGGACGAGAAGCGGAAGAGGGTCTACCGTTATAACGGCAAGTTCGAATACCAGGGCCTCTTCCCAGAGAAGGACGCGAAAGAGCGCGTGGTCTCGCGGATGTTCGTGGACGGGGAGGGGGGCATCGTCCTTCTCGACCGCGAGGAAAAGACGATCCGCGTCTTCGACGAGACCGGCCGGCTCCTGCGCACGGTGGGTCCCGCAGGCCTCCGCCGGCCCGTGGACGTGGCGGTGGATCCTTTCCGGAACACCTACGTGGCGGACGAGGAAGGGGCGGTCCAGATCTTTTCCCCCTCGGGCCAGCTCTTGGCCGGCCTCACGGGGCCGGAACTTAAGAAGCCGCGGGCCCTAACCCTGGATCCCACGGGCGCCGTCCTCGTCTGGGACGAGCGGGCGGAGAAGGTCCTGCGCTACCGCTAA